The Myxococcales bacterium genome has a segment encoding these proteins:
- a CDS encoding YbaB/EbfC family nucleoid-associated protein — MSGFDLKNLFETAQKVQSEIARVKDELGAKTVEGEAGGGLVRCVANGKGEVVSVHIDPSVINALEPRLLEDLVAGAVNLALDKVKELAQSEMARAAGGLPLPPGFFGGGGGA, encoded by the coding sequence ATGAGCGGATTCGACCTAAAAAATTTGTTTGAGACGGCCCAAAAGGTTCAGTCGGAGATTGCCCGTGTCAAAGACGAGCTCGGCGCAAAAACCGTGGAGGGCGAGGCGGGCGGCGGCTTGGTTCGGTGCGTGGCGAACGGCAAGGGCGAGGTGGTGTCGGTGCACATCGATCCCTCCGTCATCAACGCGCTGGAGCCTCGCCTGCTCGAAGACCTGGTGGCTGGCGCGGTCAACCTTGCCCTCGACAAGGTCAAGGAGCTTGCCCAGTCCGAAATGGCACGCGCCGCGGGCGGCTTGCCGTTGCCGCCGGGTTTTTTCGGAGGCGGGGGCGGAGCCTGA
- a CDS encoding roadblock/LC7 domain-containing protein: MSSPNVMFPEEQQAINNVCARLHRDANAKAVLLIGRDGQPVAEAGDVAELDVTSLSSLTAGNVAATGGISQILREKDFTSQFHEGERTHVHITLVSNRAILVVLFDERSSLGLVRLRVRKASEEMGRLFEQASARAQNAGAPSILSEITDSDIDNLFND; this comes from the coding sequence ATGAGCTCGCCCAACGTAATGTTCCCCGAGGAGCAACAGGCGATTAACAACGTCTGTGCCAGGCTCCACAGGGACGCCAACGCGAAAGCCGTTCTGCTCATCGGGCGGGATGGGCAGCCGGTGGCCGAGGCCGGCGACGTGGCCGAACTGGACGTCACGTCCCTGTCATCTCTCACCGCGGGCAACGTGGCTGCCACGGGTGGAATCTCCCAGATCCTTCGCGAGAAGGACTTCACGAGCCAGTTTCACGAGGGCGAACGCACGCACGTGCACATCACCCTCGTGAGCAACCGGGCGATCTTGGTGGTGCTCTTCGACGAGCGCTCGTCCCTCGGGCTCGTACGCCTGCGGGTGCGTAAAGCGTCCGAGGAGATGGGGCGCCTGTTCGAGCAAGCCTCCGCGCGGGCTCAGAACGCTGGGGCCCCGTCGATCCTCAGCGAGATCACGGACAGCGACATCGACAACCTTTTCAACGACTAG
- the recR gene encoding recombination mediator RecR: MAAAGPIAKLVQHLAKLPGIGEKTATRLAFHILRSEAEDAKALSEAIADVKLRVRQCSQCWDFTEADPCALCSDKRRDPSLVCTVAQPQDVVAIERAGGYRGLYHVLHGVLAPLDGIGPDDLRIAELIHRCSDDKIKEVIVATNPSVEGETTAVYLAKLLKPLGIRTTRIATGVPMGGELEYADRFTLARALDGRREI; encoded by the coding sequence ATGGCCGCTGCGGGCCCCATTGCCAAGCTGGTTCAGCACCTCGCGAAGCTTCCGGGCATCGGGGAAAAAACCGCCACGAGGTTGGCTTTCCACATCCTGCGTTCCGAGGCGGAGGACGCGAAGGCCCTGTCCGAGGCCATCGCTGACGTAAAGCTTCGCGTTCGGCAGTGCTCTCAGTGCTGGGATTTCACGGAGGCTGACCCTTGCGCCCTCTGCAGCGACAAGCGGCGTGATCCGTCCCTGGTTTGTACCGTGGCGCAACCACAGGACGTGGTCGCCATCGAACGCGCCGGCGGGTACCGGGGCCTCTATCACGTTCTCCACGGGGTCCTGGCCCCCTTGGATGGGATTGGTCCCGACGACCTGCGGATCGCGGAGCTCATTCACCGCTGCTCTGACGACAAGATAAAAGAAGTAATCGTCGCTACGAATCCGAGTGTGGAGGGCGAGACCACGGCCGTTTACCTCGCCAAGCTGCTCAAGCCCCTCGGCATTCGCACCACGCGCATCGCCACGGGCGTGCCCATGGGCGGCGAGCTCGAGTACGCCGATCGCTTTACGTTGGCCCGGGCGCTCGATGGACGCCGCGAAATCTGA